From the Bombus vancouverensis nearcticus chromosome 3, iyBomVanc1_principal, whole genome shotgun sequence genome, one window contains:
- the osp gene encoding myosin phosphatase Rho interacting protein outspread isoform X1, with amino-acid sequence MSGGTAGVRGTGAECRKFAPNIFNKSKCSSCFKQKEEHSAEALECNRATRKISKCGYLFVAPGWDFSNPLNRTKRWQRRWFVLYDDGELTYSVDEHPETVPQARIDMTRVLEVAAAEDITGHPYSLAITAPEGVTFVKGTCREETRWWADVLQVYSRNKGRHKRNATFPGGQTTILQVTPTIRSNTPNPPRPRFNSCRSEPRSNTWIPETSVPSDLCPPVFSSTPSLVTNSVVTTTSNATMSNGNVETNNDHRTSNLSPLRTSTPLENGGSTYLSSVSTTSSMNGNVSSTVYSTPSTPTTVSSSSSLTEKPPIVPNEGRSSYRDQPASSASPPTRDKLRAEDKARRRMNQHGERAGTACSGEKLDDDACRRILLEHEREREGKLRDIAASLTQPRVRRIKPRTSEPTRDVVDAANAAYQDKFIRGDPDGCGLDISGIRYSPTSELRVDLPAEDLLNIKKGWLMKQGLNKEWNKHWFVLRGCGLMYYRDPCAEDKGIMDGVIDLNTVTAVTPLQVARNYGFQTVAWDDRGSTVLSAVTAGIRASWMSAIRRAANLPDPDSSNDSLTVCQDGQQDNTPQSPTASITDRERDSVVPSTSVTPRSVLFSSDEEYRTASEGGRRESGDWSEVPVSPPLVRNGDWPSGLKGSSWSDSANHEWSELPPSPPLTRTALSRVKARSRSSSRSRVYKRSCSSPLSSRRSTLDSVRSEDLMMACCELGEDEDQHNGHMQNNSCLSSANESPLIVELLENQVSMLRDQLDQNQSHPSTLLVIIERQENEIESLKSQLNAARADVASAEKELSRLRQQKAEASIREKQVDELLNTIQRTEQQRNKDLEDLEKMKKMYNRDKEVLECKLLETEAILRETSERCEMLTKELASSHRTVEHLQSEVTSLSNRLSQGIDENERLYSKVRELEDKGGLSSSRERGRSFDSLSDLTNIELDLDFDTLDKERIVEEYDELRSRFEKAILEIRAMRKELREAHAIQDALELEIFAHKQDAASVSETNQAQLQLMAARIQDLTNKLAASEKQVRTLKQKLTKAESRDKRRSLSLKGRESFQISQEMEDKLLDLENKICAIERGKGTSAPVSTGCSSKESSPNPKKEKRRDGKSLDRTRLRRKSLDSATSSEPMKVLIRLSTLETKVANVTENMASDAEKDSSECSEISASSTSEVSLEIIARLRKLERVVSKSKRRLEKCLGSTQAEDKAEKCLREVNDILDSCLECKKNQASAQVTESVGVVVSRLETILKDKLSELTKRRQTLEQNGQLNDREKMKLVAERVAFEFIVLRQIKCAIGRTFDRSAVLSELVETSQLASSLMRKIHGTKPKTYQNTSYIQYLTRVLANKLVLVGGVAATETTTKEVSAARNESLNFLLQKQCEVNEIVRKYKETKLRQLAEALAAETLSMSEQEDLNKHQVTNSNKKLLEDRRIREAWALAQETVSKELVQAEVSHVIVRCGQMYEQNITSITDACLNFEGAENVTLESWIDAAQARLRQEMELSTRELSDVYEECLHQLKKNKSTIVESKYESRQLLTEYADVIAHKALIDARIGLLQENTRQLTIFPGETFVSSLIRNDDVLSSLLEADDHEFQSNPILDAEYSYLYQQFSKDCEERIFGSKRASKDQIKNVGQSLHYLEEDLVELGKRVRGKLSENNENTVWPTKSPTVTITDWSSVCEKCSELRKQIKKLSDYMNSVTCKQCGQLQETIDRITAEHNQELETLKRNQERDLLDIKGELDNQRQSLTSQYEQEAASLREKARKLEHRLNAMDSEHSAHVNELRAAYQRSMSAELDTDAETRKRYKEEIKQLRALCEKGLLAMENSHRRIISEMEEKHRQELENLRVEKEQALSEETQATLAALDAMRKAHEHEVQKEIAKFKQEFIKQMQAREDIGVLHKEHEEEMEEIKQEILSLSAKYSSKCVESAALEEKVGSLTKQLAQAQQHIMQLDARNKQLRAHLVLETNDGTINDSMQMLRGRDNEIVEPREEIHRLQQMKHGEAPRDTSGVSSKSPSLSYSPQRVRSSHEPLLRAASSEEQRTTGERPRSSLSTLQKSTQDKQAAFSYKLERVKSVSLPYSSNLVRPGSSSGVPSHDRKEVSLGQKSQERNGLASPLWDSLRPRTGLPHQYQGGTAEVRVDSAGSGWQGSNKIEKQQHSEAYGFHANDPRASRLTPEPPALSVAELMRSPAVRWSSRSCRSLPPTPTPSYHHTLHPPLPAVGMVAERKKRFEL; translated from the exons CCAGAGACGGTTCCTCAAGCGAGGATCGATATGACCCGCGTGTTGGAGGTCGCTGCAGCCGAAGACATCACTGGACATCCTTACAGCCTCGCGATCACCGCGCCGGAAGGAGTTACCTTCGTAAAAGGCACGTGCCGCGAGGAAACCAGATGGTGGGCTGATGTGCTGCAAGTCTACTCGAGGAACAAG GGCCGACATAAGAGGAACGCGACGTTCCCCGGTGGACAGACTACCATTCTTCAAGTCACTCCAACGATCAGAA GCAATACACCGAATCCTCCGCGACCTCGTTTCAACAGCTGTCGTTCAGAGCCACGCAGCAACACATGGATCCCAGAAACGAGCGTCCCTTCCGACCTTTGTCCACCAGTGTTCTCTTCCACACCATCTTTGGTAACCAACAGCGTGGTAACCACCACCAGCAATGCAACGATGAGCAATGGGAACGTGGAAACCAACAACGATCATCGAACGAGCAACCTGTCGCCTCTAAGAACCAGCACACCCCTGGAGAACGGTGGTTCCACGTATCTATCCTCCGTTTCAACCACTTCGTCGATGAATGGAAACGTGTCCAGCACTGTGTATTCAACCCCGTCGACGCCAACGACTGTGTCAAGCAGCAGTTCCTTGACAGAGAAGCCACCGATCGTACCCAACGAGGGTAGATCGAGCTACAGGGATCAACCAGCGAGCAGCGCGTCTCCTCCGACCAGGGACAAGCTTCGAGCGGAGGACAAGGCCAGGCGCAGGATGAATCAGCACGGAGAACGAGCCGGGACAGCCTGCTCCGGCGAGAAACTAG ACGATGACGCCTGTCGAAGAATCCTGCTGGAGCATGAGAGGGAACGAGAGGGAAAATTGCGGGATATTGCTGCCTCTTTGACCCAGCCACGCGTCAGGAGGATCAAACCGAGAACGTCCGAACCGACTAGGGACGTGGTGGATGCAGCTAACGCGGCGTATCAGGACAAATTC ATCAGAGGTGATCCAGACGGATGTGGCCTGGACATTTCGGGGATAAGATATTCCCCTACGTCCGAACTGAGGGTTGATCTGCCCGCCGAGGATTTATTAAACATCAAGAAAGGCTGGCTAATGAAGCAAGGATTGAACAAG GAATGGAACAAGCATTGGTTCGTGTTGCGCGGTTGCGGTCTCATGTACTACCGTGATCCTTGCGCGGAAGATAAGGGTATCATGGACGGTGTCATAGATCTGAATACCGTTACCGCCGTCACGCCCCTTCAAGTCGCAAGAAATTATGGATTCCAGACCGTG GCCTGGGATGATCGAGGATCGACCGTGTTGTCCGCGGTCACCGCTGGTATACGAGCCAGTTGGATGTCGGCCATTCGGAGGGCTGCCAATTTACCAGATCCTGACAGTAGCAACGATTCTCTGACCGTTTGTCAAGATGGACAGCAAGATAACACGCCTCAATCACCTACTGC ATCCATTACGGACCGTGAGAGAGACTCGGTTGTTCCATCGACCTCGGTCACGCCACGCTCAGTGCTGTTCTCTTCGGACGAGGAGTATCGAACAGCATCCGAGGGTGGCAGAAGAGAGTCCGGTGATTGGTCAGAAGTCCCAGTGTCACCACCTCTCGTAAGAAACGGTGATTGGCCCAGTGGACTGAAGGGATCAAGCTGGTCAGATTCAGCAAACCATGAATGGTCAGAATTACCCCCGTCACCACCGTTGACAAGAACAGctctatcccgagtaaaagcaCGATCCAGATCAAGCTCCAGATCTAGAGTATACAAGAGAAGCTGTAGCTCGCCTTTAAGCTCAAGAAGAAGCACGTTGGACAGCGTGAGGTCGGAAGATCTAATGATGGCTTGCTGCGAACTTGGAGAAGACGAGGACCAACATAATGGACACATGCAGAACAATAGTTGCCTCTCGAGCGCCAACGAGAGTCCCTTGATCGTAGAATTGTTGGAGAATCAGGTATCGATGTTGCGCGATCAGTTGGATCAAAATCAATCCCACCCAAGCACGCTACTAGTCATTATCGAGCGTCAAGAAAATGAAATAGAGAGTCTGAAGTCGCAGCTGAACGCGGCGAGAGCGGATGTTGCTAGTGCGGAGAAGGAGTTGTCCAGGTTGAGACAGCAAAAGGCTGAAGCTTCTATTAGGGAGAAGCAAGTCGATGAACTGTTGAATACCATCCAGAGAACAGAGCAACAGAGGAACAAGGATTTAGAGGACTTggagaagatgaagaagatgtACAACAGAGATAAAGAGGTGTTGGAGTGCAAATTGCTGGAGACAGAGGCTATTCTTAGGGAGACGAGTGAACGCTGCGAGATGCTTACTAAAGAGTTGGCATCGAGTCATAGAACCGTTGAACATTTGCAGTCGGAGGTTACTTCATTGAGTAACAGATTGTCTCAAG GAATAGACGAAAACGAGCGTTTATATAGCAAAGTTAGAGAATTGGAAGATAAAGGGGGTCTATCTTCTTCAAGGGAGCGCGGGAGAAGTTTCGACTCTCTCAGTGATTTAACGAATATTGAGTTAGACCTAGACTTTGATACTCTTGATAAGGAAAG GATCGTGGAAGAATATGACGAACTGAGAAGCCGCTTTGAGAAAGCTATCCTGGAGATACGCGCGATGCGCAAGGAACTCCGTGAAGCGCACGCGATACAGGACGCACTGGAGCTAGAGATTTTTGCTCACAAGCAGGACGCAGCGAGTGTCAGCGAGACGAACCAGGCCCAGCTGCAGTTAATGGCAGCTAGGATTCAAGATTTGACGAACAAGCTCGCAGCTAGCGAGAAACAAGTGAGAACGTTGAAGCAAAAGTTGACTAAAGCTGAAAGTAGAGATAAAAGGAGATCGCTGTCGTTGAAGGGTCGTGAGTCCTTCCAGATCTCGCAAGAGATGGAGGACAAGCTGCTGGATCTGGAGAACAAGATCTGTGCTATAGAACGTGGAAAAGGTACCAGTGCGCCAGTATCAACTGGATGCAGCTCGAAGGAGTCGAGTCCTAACCCAaagaaggagaagagaaggGACGGAAAGAGTCTGGATCGTACTAGATTAAGAAGAAAATCGCTAGATAGTGCAACTAGTTCCGAACCGATGAAAGTGTTGATCAGACTCAGTACTCTAGAGACGAAGGTGGCGAACGTTACAGAAAATATGGCGAGTGACGCTGAGAAAGACTCCAGCGAGTGTAGCGAAATCAGTGCATCCTCCACCAGCGAAGTTTCATTGGAGATCATCGCGAGGTTAAGGAAATTGGAGAGGGTGGTGTCGAAATCGAAGAGGAGGCTGGAGAAGTGTTTAGGTTCGACACAAGCGGAGGATAAAGCAGAGAAGTGTTTGCGCGAGGTGAACGACATCCTGGATTCGTGTTTAGAATGTAAGAAAAACCAAGCTAGCGCTCAAGTGACCGAGTCAGTAGGCGTAGTGGTATCTAGACTAGAGACTATACTTAAAGATAAATTGAGCGAACTCACGAAGAGACGGCAGACGCTCGAGCAGAACGGCCAACTAAACGACAGAGAGAAGATGAAGCTGGTCGCGGAGAGAGTGGCGTTCGAGTTCATCGTTCTGAGACAGATCAAGTGCGCGATCGGCCGGACATTCGACCGGAGTGCCGTTCTCAGTGAATTGGTCGAAACTAGTCAGCTTGCCTCAAGCTTAATGCGTAAGATTCACGGAACTAAGCCCAAAACGTACCAAAACACCAGTTACATTCAGTATCTTACTAGAGTGTTAGCGAATAAGTTAGTACTAGTAGGTGGCGTGGCCGCGACAGAGACGACGACCAAGGAGGTGTCCGCAGCTCGTAACGAGAGCTTGAACTTCCTGCTGCAAAAACAATGCGAGGTGAACGAGATCGTACGGAAATATAAAGAAACGAAGTTGAGACAGCTCGCAGAAGCACTGGCCGCCGAAACGTTGAGCATGTCCGAGCAAGAGGATTTGAACAAACATCAGGTGACCAACTCGAATAAAAAATTACTGGAAGATCGACGAATTCGCGAAGCGTGGGCGTTGGCTCAAGAAACGGTCAGCAAAGAGTTGGTACAAGCTGAAGTGTCTCATGTGATCGTGCGTTGCGGCCAAATGTACGAACAGAACATCACGAGCATCACCGATGCTTGTCTCAACTTTGAGGGCGCGGAGAACGTAACGTTGGAATCTTGGATCGATGCCGCGCAGGCCAGACTCCGTCAAGAGATGGAACTTTCTACTCGCGAGCTATCCGACGTGTACGAGGAATGCCTTCATCAGCTGAAGAAGAATAAGTCGACGATAGTTGAATCGAAGTACGAGTCCCGGCAGTTGTTAACGGAATACGCGGACGTGATCGCGCACAAAGCTTTAATAGACGCCAGAATCGGACTTCTTCAGGAGAATACGAGACAATTGACGATCTTCCCTGGGGAGACTTTCGTATCTAGTCTAATCCGAAACGACGACGTCCTTTCAAGTCTGCTAGAAGCGGACGACCACGAGTTCCAAAGCAATCCGATTCTCGACGCGGAGTACAGTTACCTTTATCAACAGTTTAGCAAGGACTGCGAGGAAAGGATATTCGGTTCAAAGCGTGCTTCGAAGGATCAGATAAAGAACGTTGGCCAGAGTTTGCACTACCTAGAAGAAGACTTAGTTGAATTGGGCAAACGCGTCCGAGGCAAATTGAGCGAAAATAACGAAAATACCGTGTGGCCTACGAAGTCGCCGACGGTTACCATCACCGACTGGTCGAGTGTGTGCGAAAAATGCTCGGAATTGCGCAAGCAGATCAAGAAGCTGAGCGACTACATGAATAGCGTGACTTGCAAACAGTGTGGCCAATTGCAAGAAACCATCGATAGGATAACAGCCGAGCATAATCAAGAGTTGGAGACATTGAAGCGCAATCAGGAAAGGGATTTGCTGGACATCAAAGGTGAACTAGACAATCAGAGACAATCTCTAACATCTCAGTACGAACAGGAAGCGGCCAGTCTACGAGAAAAGGCAAGAAAATTAGAACATAGACTGAACGCTATGGACTCTGAGCACTCTGCTCACGTGAACGAACTTAGAGCAGCTTATCAACGATCCATGAGCGCGGAATTGGACACAGATGCGGAAACAAGAAAGAGATATAAAGAAGAGATCAAGCAATTGCGAGCGTTGTGTGAAAAAGGTTTGCTGGCAATGGAGAATTCTCATAGACGCATTATTTCTGAGATGGAAGAGAAACATCGACAGGAATTGGAAAATCTAAGGGTGGAGAAAGAGCAGGCATTATCAGAAGAGACTCAGGCCACTCTTGCGGCTCTTGATGCTATGAGAAAGGCGCACGAACACGAAGTGCAGAAGGAAATAGCTAAGTTTAAGCAAGAATTTATTAAACAAATGCAGGCACGCGAGGACATTGGCGTGCTTCATAAAGAACACGA GGAAGAGATGGAGGAGATAAAGCAGGAAATTCTTTCGTTATCTGCAAAATATTCCTCTAAGTGTGTGGAATCTGCAGCCCTGGAGGAAAAAGTAGGATCCCTTACCAAACAACTTGCTCAAGCGCAACAGCACATCATGCAACTAGACGCGAGAAACAAACAGCTGAGGGCACATTTGGTATTAGAAACGAACGATGGTACGATCAACGACAGTATGCAAATGTTGAGGGGCAGGGACAACGAGATTGTCGAGCCGAGGGAGGAAATTCATCGATTACAACAGATGAAG CATGGGGAGGCTCCTCGTGATACGTCCGGTGTGTCATCGAAATCTCCGTCGCTAAGCTACTCGCCGCAGCGTGTCCGGAGTAGTCACGAGCCGCTGCTCAGAGCGGCGAGCAGCGAGGAGCAGAGAACGACCGGCGAACGGCCGAGAAGCTCGCTGTCCACGTTGCAAAAGAGCACGCAGGACAAGCAGGCCGCGTTCTCGTACAAGCTTGAACGCGTTAAGTCAGTGTCGTTGCCTTACTCGAGTAACTTGGTTAGGCCGGGCAGTAGTTCTGGCGTGCCGTCGCACGATAGGAAAGAGGTGAGCTTAGGGCAAAAGAGCCAGGAGCGTAACGGCCTGGCATCGCCGCTTTGGGACAGCCTGAGACCAAGGACCGGACTGCCCCATCAGTATCAAG GTGGCACAGCAGAGGTGCGAGTCGACAGCGCCGGCAGTGGCTGGCAGGGCAGCAACAAAATCGAAAAACAGCAACACTCGGAGGCATACGGCTTCCATGCCAACGATCCTCGCGCGTCCCGCCTCACCCCGGAACCCCCAGCTCTCTCCGTTGCAG AGCTGATGAGGTCTCCAGCCGTGAGGTGGTCCAGCAGAAGTTGTCGTAGCCTGCCTCCAACGCCCACGCCGAGTTATCATCATACGCTCCACCCTCCACTACCAGCGGTGGGCATGGTCGCCGAGAGGAAGAAACGTTTCGAGCTCTGA